One window of the Anomaloglossus baeobatrachus isolate aAnoBae1 chromosome 12, aAnoBae1.hap1, whole genome shotgun sequence genome contains the following:
- the BTBD6 gene encoding BTB/POZ domain-containing protein 6 isoform X1, translated as MPLDPGCLNGRIMKCLTFFLLLPETLKKSKKSARANGKVQACYEIVPLALKRKMAAELYPASANTNIANSNNAAAVTAKKSTLHIQQNAPPPPQLQNLNNNNIESTNWQSVHPTLRERNALMFNNELMADVHFIVGPVGACKKVPAHKYILAVGSSVFYAMFYGDLAEVKSEIHIPDVEPAAFLILLKYLYSDEIDLEADTVLATLYAAKKYIVPALAKACVNFLETSLEAKNACVLLSQSRLFEEPDLTLRCWEVIDAQAELALKSEGFCEIDLPTLEIIVTRETLNTKEDVVFEAVLNWAEAECKRQGLPVTPTNKRNVLGKALYLVRIPTMTLEEFANGAAQSDILTLEETRSIFLWYTAANKPQLEFPLVKRKGLAPQRCHRFQSSAYRSNQWRYRGRCDSIQFAVDKRIFIGGLGLYGSSCGKAEYSVKIELKRQGVVLAQNLTKFVSDGSSNTFSVWFEHPVQVEQDTFYTVSAILDGNELSYFGQEGMTEVQCGKVTFQFQCSSDSTNGTGVQGGQIPELIFYA; from the exons ATGCCACTAGACCCAGGCTGCCTGAATGGCAGGATCATGAAGTGTTTGACTTTCTTTCTTCTGCTTCCAGAGACCTTAAAGAAGTCTAAAAAGAGCGCCCGGGCTAACGGCAAGGTGCAAGCATGCTATGAGATAGTGCCTCTGGCTCTGAAGAGGAAGATGGCTGCAGAGCTTTACCCTGCCAGTGCAAACACGAATATCGCCAACAGTAACAACGCTGCTGCGGTCACCGCCAAGAAAAGCACCCTCCACATCCAGCAGAACGCCCCGCCACCGCCGCAACTCCAGAACCTGAACAACAacaacatcgagagcaccaactggcAGTCCGTCCATCCGACCCTGCGGGAGAG GAATGCACTGATGTTCAACAACGAGCTCATGGCTGACGTGCACTTCATCGTGGGGCCGGTAGGGGCCTGCAAGAAAGTCCCTGCTCACAAG TATATTTTGGCCGTTGGGAGCTCTGTGTTTTACGCCATGTTTTATGGAGATCTAGCGGAGGTGAAATCTGAAATCCATATCCCGGATGTGGAACCTGCTGCTTTTTTAATCCTTTTAAA GTACCTGTATAGCGACGAGATTGACCTGGAGGCGGACACTGTGCTTGCAACGCTCTATGCTGCCAAGAAGTATATTGTACCCGCGCTGGCCAAGGCCTGTGTGAACTTTCTTGAGACTAGCTTAGAggccaaaaatgcatgcgttttactTTCTCAAAGCCGCCTCTTCGAGGAGCCGGATCTGACTTTGCGTTGCTGGGAAGTGATTGATGCGCAGGCTGAATTGGCGCTGAAGTCAGAGGGCTTCTGTGAGATCGATCTTCCCACCCTAGAGATTATCGTGACCCGGGAGACGCTTAACACTAAAGAAGACGTCGTGTTTGAAGCCGTTTTGAACTGGGCAGAGGCCGAGTGCAAAAGACAAGGCCTGCCGGTGACACCCACAAACAAGAGGAACGTACTGGGAAAAGCACTGTACTTGGTACGGATTCCCACCATGACTTTGGAGGAATTTGCCAATGGGGCTGCCCAGTCGGACATTTTAACCTTGGAGGAGACACGCAGCATATTCTTGTGGTACACGGCTGCTAACAAACCCCAGCTAGAATTTCCTCTTGTTAAAAGGAAGGGTCTCGCCCCTCAGAGATGCCACAGATTCCAGTCTTCGGCCTACCGCAGTAACCAGTGGAGATACAGGGGACGTTGTGACAGCATCCAGTTTGCGGTAGACAAAAGGATATTTATAGGCGGACTTGGGCTTTATGGTTCGAGCTGTGGCAAAGCAGAATATAGTGTCAAAATTGAACTCAAAAGACAAGGGGTCGTCCTTGCTCAAAATCTGACTAAATTTGTCTCCGATGGTTCTAGTAACACTTTCTCCGTCTGGTTTGAGCACCCTGTGCAGGTGGAGCAGGACACGTTTTACACGGTCAGTGCCATCCTGGATGGCAACGAGCTCAGTTATTTTGGACAAGAGGGCATGACGGAAGTGCAGTGCGGAAAAGTGACTTTCCAGTTTCAGTGCTCGTCGGACAGTACCAACGGTACTGGGGTACAAGGGGGGCAAATTCCAGAGCTCATCTTTTATGCATGA
- the BTBD6 gene encoding BTB/POZ domain-containing protein 6 isoform X2, with the protein MAAELYPASANTNIANSNNAAAVTAKKSTLHIQQNAPPPPQLQNLNNNNIESTNWQSVHPTLRERNALMFNNELMADVHFIVGPVGACKKVPAHKYILAVGSSVFYAMFYGDLAEVKSEIHIPDVEPAAFLILLKYLYSDEIDLEADTVLATLYAAKKYIVPALAKACVNFLETSLEAKNACVLLSQSRLFEEPDLTLRCWEVIDAQAELALKSEGFCEIDLPTLEIIVTRETLNTKEDVVFEAVLNWAEAECKRQGLPVTPTNKRNVLGKALYLVRIPTMTLEEFANGAAQSDILTLEETRSIFLWYTAANKPQLEFPLVKRKGLAPQRCHRFQSSAYRSNQWRYRGRCDSIQFAVDKRIFIGGLGLYGSSCGKAEYSVKIELKRQGVVLAQNLTKFVSDGSSNTFSVWFEHPVQVEQDTFYTVSAILDGNELSYFGQEGMTEVQCGKVTFQFQCSSDSTNGTGVQGGQIPELIFYA; encoded by the exons ATGGCTGCAGAGCTTTACCCTGCCAGTGCAAACACGAATATCGCCAACAGTAACAACGCTGCTGCGGTCACCGCCAAGAAAAGCACCCTCCACATCCAGCAGAACGCCCCGCCACCGCCGCAACTCCAGAACCTGAACAACAacaacatcgagagcaccaactggcAGTCCGTCCATCCGACCCTGCGGGAGAG GAATGCACTGATGTTCAACAACGAGCTCATGGCTGACGTGCACTTCATCGTGGGGCCGGTAGGGGCCTGCAAGAAAGTCCCTGCTCACAAG TATATTTTGGCCGTTGGGAGCTCTGTGTTTTACGCCATGTTTTATGGAGATCTAGCGGAGGTGAAATCTGAAATCCATATCCCGGATGTGGAACCTGCTGCTTTTTTAATCCTTTTAAA GTACCTGTATAGCGACGAGATTGACCTGGAGGCGGACACTGTGCTTGCAACGCTCTATGCTGCCAAGAAGTATATTGTACCCGCGCTGGCCAAGGCCTGTGTGAACTTTCTTGAGACTAGCTTAGAggccaaaaatgcatgcgttttactTTCTCAAAGCCGCCTCTTCGAGGAGCCGGATCTGACTTTGCGTTGCTGGGAAGTGATTGATGCGCAGGCTGAATTGGCGCTGAAGTCAGAGGGCTTCTGTGAGATCGATCTTCCCACCCTAGAGATTATCGTGACCCGGGAGACGCTTAACACTAAAGAAGACGTCGTGTTTGAAGCCGTTTTGAACTGGGCAGAGGCCGAGTGCAAAAGACAAGGCCTGCCGGTGACACCCACAAACAAGAGGAACGTACTGGGAAAAGCACTGTACTTGGTACGGATTCCCACCATGACTTTGGAGGAATTTGCCAATGGGGCTGCCCAGTCGGACATTTTAACCTTGGAGGAGACACGCAGCATATTCTTGTGGTACACGGCTGCTAACAAACCCCAGCTAGAATTTCCTCTTGTTAAAAGGAAGGGTCTCGCCCCTCAGAGATGCCACAGATTCCAGTCTTCGGCCTACCGCAGTAACCAGTGGAGATACAGGGGACGTTGTGACAGCATCCAGTTTGCGGTAGACAAAAGGATATTTATAGGCGGACTTGGGCTTTATGGTTCGAGCTGTGGCAAAGCAGAATATAGTGTCAAAATTGAACTCAAAAGACAAGGGGTCGTCCTTGCTCAAAATCTGACTAAATTTGTCTCCGATGGTTCTAGTAACACTTTCTCCGTCTGGTTTGAGCACCCTGTGCAGGTGGAGCAGGACACGTTTTACACGGTCAGTGCCATCCTGGATGGCAACGAGCTCAGTTATTTTGGACAAGAGGGCATGACGGAAGTGCAGTGCGGAAAAGTGACTTTCCAGTTTCAGTGCTCGTCGGACAGTACCAACGGTACTGGGGTACAAGGGGGGCAAATTCCAGAGCTCATCTTTTATGCATGA